The Gorilla gorilla gorilla isolate KB3781 chromosome 23, NHGRI_mGorGor1-v2.1_pri, whole genome shotgun sequence genomic interval ATTGTTGGTTTCAGTGTATAcacatttgttgttgttttaaggaaTACTACCAAACTGCTCTCCAAAGTGATTACACCAGTTTCTTTAATGCACCAAGCAAGCacatctccttccctccctcccttctttctttccttccttccttccttcctttcctccttccctctctccctccctccctccctctctctttctttctttcttctttcggagagttttgctctgttacccaggctggaatgcagtagtgcaatctcagctcactgcaacctctgcctcctgggttcaagcaattctcctgcctcagcctccagagtagctgggactacaggcgtgcaccaccacacctgtagttaattaatacaaaaattaatacaaaactttttgtacttttagtagagacagggtttcaacatgttgatcAGGATGGTCTAGgatttctgacttcaggtgatccactggcctcggcctcccaaagtgctgggattacagatgtgagccaccacggctggccgcAAGCACATTTTCCACTGACTTGCTGCAACCTTGATTGAGCAAGGCATGTTTTCTCTCTGGGCTTCCATCTGTAGGAGGAGGGAGTTGAGTGGACCCCGTGAGTGTATGAGACGGTGTAATGATAGGTTGTGTAGTCTCGGAGTGGGTAGGATGACTGCGCTAAAGAAGGCAGTGAGAGCAGGAGGATGCAGGTGGCAGCCAAGCTGAAGGCAGGCAATTCAGATGCCCTTGGTCCTCCTCTCCGCCTGTCCATGAGCACAGTAACAATTTATCTGGAGCTTTCACCCAAAATCCCCCTCTGAAAGGCATGGATATCCTTTTCTGCAGAATTCACCTAGTAGGGTCTCCAAGGGGTTGACAGAGGCCCAGGTCATTTCCATTTATTGAGactcccagctaattaaaaagatgaagaaatggtAAGCAGGGCTAACAAAATTGCGTGTATAGTAACATTGCCATTGAACAAATAAATACTAACAAATGCAGAGCAGTGGTCTACAGATATCATATAATTGCACTGGTCAAGGACAATTATAGGACTGATAGACAATATTAATTCATAATACAGTACAGATAAGATGGTGCAGGAATGGAACACACatttacaatataaaaatatctttttttttcaaacctgCCAGGATAATGCGGTGATAGAATGTATGAGTGCCTTTGGAGAATTCTAAGTTTGAACAACTTTCTGAATGTGAGATGAATCAAATACCCCCCACCCCATTTTCTCCACCCCACCCAGGCTCAACCACTCTTAGGCTGACAGTGAAGACAGACATCCCATTTAATGTTTCTAAATCTGACGCCTGTGTTGATTATCCACACTTTGAGCAAATCTGTGCATATTATGGTTTCCCAATGTAtgtgttttggtttattttagtagaataaaagagaaaaaacattctTCCTCTTTTGGAgttgagaaaaggagagaaatgacAGAGATGAAGTAGAGTCTAAGACATGGAAGAGGTGTATTCTGGGACATGGGAGAGGTGTACTCTGGGACATGGGAGAGGTGTACTCTGGGACATGGGAGAGGTGTACTCTGGGACATGGAAGAAGTGGGTTCTGGGACATGACAAACTGGGTTCTGGAACAGGGAGGAGGTGAATTTTAGGCTATCACAGTAGAGGCAGATTCTTAGGTCAGGGACCAGGTGGATTTTGGGACAGAGATGAGAGGTGGGTTCTGGGACATGGTGGAGGTGGGCTCTGGGACAGGGAGGAGGTACATTCTGGAACAGGGTGAAGGTGGCTTCTGGAACAGGGAGGAGGTGGGTACTGGGACAGGGTGGAGGTGGGTCTTGGAACAGGGAGGAGGTGAGTTCTGGAACAGGGTGGAGGTGAGTTCTGGAACAGGGAGGGGGTGGGTCCTGGAACAGGGAGGAGGTGGGTTCTGGGACAGAAAGAAGGTAGGTTCtggaagagggaggaggtgggTTCTAGAAGAGAGAGGAGGTGGGTTCTGTAGCAGGAAGGAGGTAGGTTCTGACACAGGGTGAAGGTGGGTCCTGGGACAGGGAGTAGGTGGGTTCTGGAACAGGAAGGAGGTATGTTCTGGAACAGGGTGAAGGTGGCTTCTGGAATAGGGAGGAGGTGGGCTCTgggacagggaggaggtgggTTCTGGGACAGGGTGGAAGTGGGTCCTgggacagggagggaggtgggttctgggacagggaggaggtgagttctggaagaggggaggaggtggGCTCTGGAAGAGGGAGGAGATGGGTTCTGGAATAGGGAGGAGGTGGGTTCTGTAACAGGAAGGAGGTGAGTTCTGGCACAGGGTGGAGGTGGGTCCTgggacagggagggaggtgggttcTGGAACAGGAAGGAGGTATGTTCTGGAACAGGGTGAAGGTGGCTTCTGGAATAGGGATGAGAAATGGATTCTGGGACAGACATGAGGTGGCTTCTGGGCCATGTTAGAGATAAATTCTGGGACACAAGAGAGGTGGGTCTGGGACAGAGGCAGATGGATTGTGGGCGGGCCATCCTACTCTATGCTCCCAGAACCCACCCATGCAGTTTCCCTGGCGCCCCTAACACATCCCGTAGCCACTGTTAGTCTCCCCCAGGTCTTAGCTCAAACGTCACCTCCTCCAAGCAGCCTCCTTGGGGCCTCCATTCGCAGCTCATCAGTCCCCTGGTCAGACAACCGTCCTGCCTGTACTTCCCCTCCTAAACCCTACCCGGGGGTGAGGGTCCCCTCCCGCTAGACGGTGGCTCACTGAGGGCAGGGCGGGCCTGAGCGCTCACCGCGCACGCTCAGCGCAGCTGGCAGGGACGGGGACCCAGGCTGGCCCATCATTACTGTACTGAGCGAATGAGTTCTCCATGAGACTAAGAATCCGGTTTGATTTGCGGTTCCATTCCAAGTGCCTGAGGGCCTCAGAAGTCCGTGTTGAGTCCATCAATAAAGGAAAGAAGGCGTTAGAGCGAGAGGAGGTGAGGTGGGGGGGGAagtgaaagagaatgaaaaggaggAAATGGAGACGAGGGCGACTCAGAGAggaacagagagacagagggagggagaactGAGAAAGACACAGAGCGAAAAACGAAAGAGCGAAGGAAGCGACGCGAGCCTTTCTTAATGAATGACTGCACGCCCGTCGCCGCCTGCGCGCACCCTCGGGCTGGGCGGGCGCTGCGTCTCGGGGCGCACTGCCAGGACCCTCCGGAGCGGCGGCGGGCGCGGCCTCGGGTCGCCTCCCGCACTGCGAGCGCAGGTGCCGGGTGCAGGGGGGGTCCCCGGCCGCGCCCCGCAGGCCCCGCCCCCCTGTACCCCCTCCCCCGGCGGCCCAGGGCGCGCGGCATTGTGGGAGTTGTGGTCTTCGCGGCCCCGCGGAGAGCAGCGCGGCGTCGGCACCGGCAGGGGCACCGGCGCGGCTTAGGCTCGGGCTCGGGCTCCAGCTCGGGCTCCCGCGGCGTGGGCTGGGCAGCAGCCGGGCGGCGGCTCCGCGGCGCCGGTCAGGGGGCGTCCGCGGGTCCGCGCCCTCGGGCGGCGGCGTCTCCTGGGTCCCGGCAGCCGTCCGCGCGCCCGGGCGCAGGTAAGCTTCGTCTCCGGGGGCTGCCGGGGCGGGAGGGCGGCGCGGCCGGGCCGACCCCAGGACAGGGGTTGGAGGCGGGAGCCCGGCAGCTGCAGGCCCACGGCCCTCCCTTCccggcgccgccgccgcccccgccgaGGATGCTCCGGGACCCGGGCGCCCGCATCCCGGCCCGGCCGAGGCCAGTGCTCCTACGTGCTAAGCGCCGCCGCCTCGGAGCCGGGCATCACCCTCCCTAGACCTCCTCCTACTCCTCTTCCCTGCCCCATCGtggtcccttcctccatctccctTCTCCCCTGTGACCCCTCTTTCCTCacctcctgtcccctcccccagccctcagcATCACCCACTTCCCATATTTCACGTGGTGACCCTCCTCCCCTGTCCCACGAATTATCAGGCGCCATAAACCTCCTTCCACAATCTTGAGCTGATCGTCCACTTTTCCTGGCAACACTCACCTTTCCATCGTCCCATCCCCCTCCTCCCCTGACCTCCTGGTGGTCACCATCTGTGCTAACCCATCTTCAGCCCTCCCCTCTTTCCCACTCTCCAGGGCAGGTGGGTGCTGAGAAGCTGGCCAAGAGAGGGAAGGTCCCCAGGTCTGCACCGGGAAGGGCTGGCCCCACGGCATCTCTCTGGCTCCTGAGTGGAGAGGGTGACAGGCATCACACACCTTGCCCATTGCTGCTCACTGGGGGGCTTCCAGGGTGACTTGGCCTCATCCTGAGGGTGAGCAGACACTCTTTGGCATTAGGCAGCCTCTGGGAATGGACATCTGAACTAGGCTGACCAGGTCAGGCCTGAGACCGGCTCTCCCAGGTGTTCATGGTGTGAGAAGTTGTCTTGGATTGGACTTGCTCTCCAACTGGCCATGGATTTGGACTCAGTTCCCCAGAGCCAACTGAGCTGGAAGATCTGGGGTTGCTTATTATTAAAGTGCAGAGCTGCAATGAGATGTCCCCATCCCTGATGAGGACAGAAATAACACAGATGACAATGAACAGATGCGTGAAGGAAACTGGAAGCTACTGTGGTCACTGGGCAAGGAGCTGTCGGGGGAGAgagtctctcctctccccactggGTAGATGGGGAGTTGTCACTAGGTAGCTGTGAGGATCAAATGTTTGAAGCAGTGCTTAATAAACTGCCAGTCACTCTGcaaatgtgtttcttttattgTCATAGTTCAGCTTTGAGCTTGTAAATCCACCTCCGGGTGCAGGGGCCTGTTGGCATATTTTGGCTAAAAGTGACTGACAGGTATGAAAAGTCCTAACTTGAGCTCTCAGTGCTATTTATGATCTCGGGAGGAGGGTCTGAAGCTGGGGTTCAGAATCTTTTACATTCTGTTGCTTACAGCTCAGCCTTAGGGAGGGCTCATGGCTGGCTTAGTACAGAAGGAGGCTTTCCTGAGAAGAGTACAGGGCTGGGGTGTCCAGTGGAGAGGTTTCTCCATCATCCACCCTGTTTTCTGTGTCTGCATTTTGCTTGACTTAAGTGATCAGCAGGGCTGATGGGAACTAACACTTTACAGGTGCTTGTTAAATTATCACCGTCTCACTCTtagaacatttaagaaaaaaaccttTCCTCCTGACAGACTCAGTTGAAAAGTTCCAGTAGGGGTTTAGCTCAGTGATGGGGGAAATCCTTTTAGTAAAAGTGCTTGGTGTCACATAGATGATTGTTTCACACTGAATTTCAGGAACTCTGAGGTTCTGTTTGGGAGATGGCTTGCAAACAAAACATCTTTCATctggattttctttccttttcctgaagAGTAACAGCTGCCAGTTTATGGTCTAACAAGGAGAGAAACAGGGGACTGAAGGGGTTTCTTAACCTCCAGTGAGTCATAGCCTTTTCCTCTTCTGAATCTGAGAAGAAATTGAGAATgtgtgggaaagaaaaaaaaaaacaaaagaaaacaaaaaacaacttagcTTCTAACCTCCCCACTCTTGTATTTTTCctagaaacataaaaaatttcCATGAATATTCAGCATGTGTGTTTTTGACTTACTAAACATTATAGTCAAGTGATTATTCAACCGAAACTGGGAAAAAGCAAGTAGGCAGTTAATGAGCACCTAAGGTTTCCCTTTCATTTTTAGCTTAGCAAGTCTGGGGACAAAAAAGCCACTCAATACATGAGGCAATAAGTGTGTCCAGGATTTACCTTTAACTGTTGGAATTCCGAGTCTTGCGATACCTTTCTCTCATGCCCCACCTTTGGAACGCTGGCTACTCATTATGGGATGCCACCCATCCTAGCCGTCGCCTGCATATATTGGGTGCTCATTATGACGTGGTCGTAAGTGCTGTCCATCCGCCATCATTCATCTTCATCCCGTGAGATGAACACGAACCCCATttcatggataaagaaactgaggcagccgggcgcagtggctcacgcctgtaatcccaacactttgggaggctgaggtggacggatcacctgaggttgggatttcaagaccagcctgaccaacatggaaaaaccccatctctactaaaaatacaaaattagctgggtgtgatggcgcatgcctgtaatcccagctactcaggaggctgagataggagaatcacttgaacctgggaggtggaggttgtggtgagccaagattgcaccattgcaccccagcctgggcgataagagtgaaactccgtctcaaaagaaaagaaacaggcttAGGAAAAGCGATCTGCCCAAGGCTGGGATGAATCCTCAACTGGGCCCATCTCTAATCTGGCTCCTCTCTGCTACGACGCTGCAAGAATTTTCAGGCCAAATTTAGTCCCTGGGTAAAGGGAGGGTACAACTTTCCCATTTTTTAAGCTGTGAGAGGGTAGAGTACGAAAGGGATATTTGCAATTGTGCTCCCTGAGTATCAGACTTGTAGAAGCAGAGACCTGGCTGTTCTCATTGTATTAGAAGAAGCAGGATGAACAAAAGGTTTTGGAGAATGCTGGGAAACACGGCTGGGGTTTGAGAGACTTAGGCAGCATGACATTCAGGCCCTTTTAGGTTATTAGGACAATGAGAGttccgggccctgtccctaaccCCCAGCTAGGTAAGTGGCAAAGCACTTCTGGCTGTTTTGGAGATGCTGTCGGctgtgggaaactgaggcagaggccTGGAAgggcttttgttttcattctatCTCCCTCATTTTCCTTTCATGACCCTATGGGTGAGACCATAGGTAGTCTCCAAGTGGGTAGACAGAAAATGCCCTTTGCCGCAGGCATGACCTCAAGAGTGCCTACTTCCTCTTCCAACTTGGTATTAGCCCAACCTCTGTCAGaagggcaacagaatgaaataaGGAGGATGAAATGCTTGCAAAGAGGAAGTGAAATGGAGAATATGCAGTTTTTAAGTCCCTTTGCCATTTTTAAGATGCTTTTGAATCCAGGATTCTTTTGAATTAAAGGTACAGCGATTACAGGAGTATAAGCATTGATTAAATACCTATGATGAAATAGCACGGCAAAATGGGTAGACATGGGCCTTGAAGTCAGATGGGGTTTGAGTCTCTGCCCTGGCTGTATAACTCTCGTGAGTTatgtaacttctctgagcctcagttttctcatctgtaaaatggggataatagcacCTCCTATGGAGGGCACAAAGCAGATGGGACCACTGTAATTATAAGCAGTACTTGATGCAGATGAAATACTACTGGCCTTTTGGGAAATGGGAGTGGCAGTAGAATGGGGAGGGAATACACAAGATTGCAAAGTGTGACCCCCACCAACTAGGATCCTACAGAACGATCTAACACTTTACATTTCAGTTGAGGACTTTTCCACGTGTAAAAtttatgctgatttttttttttccatcccagGTTTGGTTTTCCTAAACAAATCCTTTCACAGGGACCGACGGCACTTGATAATGTGACAAAAACCAGCCTCTTCCACCCCGCTGCAGTGACTTTTGCCGGAAAGTGGAGCAGTGGGCACGGCCAATCTTGTCGTTCATCAATGCCGCCCCTGGCAGGATCTGAGGATCGGTGGCAGCCAtgcctccccctgccccagccgCTCCTTCCCCCCCACGCTAATCTGCATGGTGTGGGCGCCCTTGGGACCCCCGAGGACTGATTGTCTGACCTTGCTTCACACCCCCAGTAAGGACACCCCCAAGATGTCGCTCGAGTGGCTGGTGGCCTGGAGCTGGTCGCTGGATGGCCTGAGGGACTGCATCGCCACCGGCATCCAGTCCGTGCGGGACTGCGACACCACCGCTGTCATCACTGTGGCCTGCCTCCTGGTCCTCTTCGTGTGGTACTGTTATCACGTGGGCAGGGAGCAGCCCCGGCCCTACGTCTCCGTCAACTCCCTCATGCAGGCTGCCGATGCCAACGGGCTGCAGAATGGCTACGTGTACTGCCAGTCCCCCGAGTGCGTGCGCTGCACCCACAACGAGGGCCTCAACCAGAAGCTGTACCACAACCTGCAGGAGTACGCCAAGCGCTACTCCTGGTCCGGCATGGGCCGCATCCACAAGGGCATCCGCGAGCAGGGCCGGTACCTCAACAGCCGGCCCTCCATCCAGAAGCCCGAGGTCTTCTTCCTGCCCGACCTGCCCACCACGCCCTATTTCTCCCGGGACGCACAGAAACATGATGTCGAAGTGCTGGAACGGAACTTCCAGACCATCCTGTGCGAGTTTGAGACCCTCTACAAAGCTTTCTCAAACTGCAGCCTCCCGCAAGGATGGAAAATGAACAGCACCCCCAGCGGGGAGTGGTTCACCTTTTACTTGGTCAATCAGGGGGTTTGTGTTCCTAGGAACTGTAGGAAGTGCCCACGGACGTACCGCTTGCTCGGAAGCCTTCGGACCTGTATTGGGAACAATGTTTTTGGGAACGCGTGCATCTCTGTGCTGAGCCCTGGGACTGTGATAACGGAGCACTATGGACCCACCAACATCCGCATCCGATGCCATTTAGGTATGTTGCAGGGACAGGGGTCTCCCGGCATGCACATTTGCAAGCTCAGCCCCTCTCCATCAAAACATCGCGAAAGCTCAAATGGTCAGAATTGTGCCTTTTCGCATTGTTCACTTTTAGCAAAAACTGATGAATTGCATGTAAACAATTTGACAGCAGAGATTGAGTCAAAAAGAAATCTTGTGATCAGTGCAAACCTAATTTCTGACAGCAGCTCTGTGCAAAGAACTTTCTGCAGTGACAGAAATGTTGTCCATCTTCATTGTCCAAAATGGTAGCCACTAGACACATGTGACTAATTGAGTGCTTGAAACTTGGCTCCTGTAACTGAGGAACTAAATTTTAATCTAATTTAAATAGCAGTGACACATACGGCTAGTGGCTACCGTATGGGGACAGTGTGGTTCTAGAGCCAAAGACTTGTTAAAATGATTACCGAGCTTCATAATGATGTCCAGGAGGCTGTGAAAGATACTTAAGCATCTGTGCAGTCATCAAGGATGAAATGATCCTTGGTGATAAGCTTGTTTTACTCCGATTCTGAGAAAATTGGTCGTATGCGTACTGTGCGTGTGGCTGTGGTTTTGCAAACAAAGACTGGAGTTAGACGGCCTTTGTTTGCATCTTGGCCCCACCACGAGCTGGGCTACTGTAGgcaagtcatttcacctctctgagcctcaatttcacCATTTGGGAAGTGGAGGTAAAAAGATCTTCTCCTAAAGAGTTATTCTGAGGATCCAATCAGATAATGTGTATTGTAGGTATGCACACAGAGCCTAAAATAGAGCAAGTATTCAATAAAAGTAGGCTTAAAAGAAC includes:
- the ASPHD2 gene encoding aspartate beta-hydroxylase domain-containing protein 2, coding for MVWAPLGPPRTDCLTLLHTPSKDTPKMSLEWLVAWSWSLDGLRDCIATGIQSVRDCDTTAVITVACLLVLFVWYCYHVGREQPRPYVSVNSLMQAADANGLQNGYVYCQSPECVRCTHNEGLNQKLYHNLQEYAKRYSWSGMGRIHKGIREQGRYLNSRPSIQKPEVFFLPDLPTTPYFSRDAQKHDVEVLERNFQTILCEFETLYKAFSNCSLPQGWKMNSTPSGEWFTFYLVNQGVCVPRNCRKCPRTYRLLGSLRTCIGNNVFGNACISVLSPGTVITEHYGPTNIRIRCHLGLKTPNGCELVVGGEPQCWAEGRCLLFDDSFLHAAFHEGSAEDGPRVVFMVDLWHPNVAAAERQALDFIFAPGR